In Ignavibacteriales bacterium, a single window of DNA contains:
- a CDS encoding glycosyltransferase family 39 protein, with product MISIIVIAMIWHKIGDYSVETDFYWTYAPQAAKLSSGELTIDDFKGPGYTILLSIVNLLTADYFIAGIFISAISAGIVLIMLYKLLAKYFSYDVSLLVVLMTIANKIFVQYSYTASTDMVFYALIMISIYVFWSNQKLSGNRFAFCGALSGFTYLVRYNGVFLLFVFVFLILLMNIFNESIKKRLYYILFFISGYLSVVLPWSLLLYINTGDMFYQKNYLNIAFELYGKRYFSWDDWWTQESYKYKSFAGVIFHEPLTFFKVSLMNVYYHLLDDLVFLIDYWIGLFSLLAIIMLKIFKLEKKQLAIIIFGVAYFTSLLPVFYAERFTLPLMSIYFLLAVIFFAWVVSKKFKIMNHTIILAIISILLLLSAFYTVYYNAGQIVLGPKDVLNISSDFYKNFSSSEKGKVIIARKPQIAYQLQMKFEQFPNVTDINQLVSEIRKKRVDYLYFSSIEAKMRPQFKKIFRGDAAPPGFELVAISKNPVALLYKINLDRLLIE from the coding sequence ATGATTTCGATAATTGTAATTGCCATGATCTGGCACAAGATAGGTGATTACAGCGTCGAGACAGATTTTTACTGGACATACGCGCCTCAGGCGGCAAAATTATCTAGCGGTGAACTTACAATCGATGATTTTAAAGGTCCAGGATATACAATCCTTCTTTCCATCGTAAACTTGTTGACAGCGGATTATTTTATTGCCGGGATATTTATTTCCGCGATCTCTGCCGGAATAGTTTTAATCATGTTGTACAAATTGCTTGCTAAATATTTCAGTTACGATGTTAGCTTGCTGGTCGTATTGATGACAATTGCCAATAAAATATTTGTGCAATACTCTTACACAGCGAGCACCGATATGGTATTTTATGCTTTAATAATGATTTCTATCTACGTATTTTGGTCCAATCAGAAATTGTCCGGAAACCGATTCGCGTTTTGCGGGGCGCTGAGCGGATTTACATATCTTGTGAGATACAATGGCGTATTTTTACTTTTCGTTTTTGTATTCTTAATTTTGCTAATGAATATATTCAATGAATCGATCAAAAAACGCTTATACTATATTTTATTTTTTATTTCAGGATATTTATCGGTGGTATTACCTTGGTCACTACTTTTGTATATCAATACCGGAGATATGTTTTATCAAAAGAATTACCTAAACATAGCATTTGAACTTTACGGTAAAAGGTATTTTTCATGGGATGATTGGTGGACACAAGAGTCTTACAAATATAAATCGTTCGCAGGGGTCATCTTTCATGAACCGCTGACATTTTTCAAGGTTTCTTTAATGAATGTTTATTATCACCTGCTTGATGATCTTGTCTTCTTAATTGATTACTGGATCGGATTGTTTTCTTTATTAGCAATCATCATGCTGAAAATATTCAAGCTCGAGAAAAAACAACTTGCAATAATTATTTTCGGAGTAGCTTATTTTACTTCCTTGCTACCTGTTTTCTATGCAGAAAGATTTACACTCCCACTCATGTCAATATATTTCCTGCTTGCCGTTATCTTTTTCGCTTGGGTAGTGTCAAAGAAATTTAAGATTATGAATCATACAATTATTTTAGCAATAATTTCAATTTTACTCCTGCTATCTGCATTTTATACAGTATATTACAATGCTGGACAGATAGTTCTGGGACCCAAAGATGTTTTGAATATTTCCTCGGATTTTTATAAAAACTTTTCGTCAAGCGAAAAAGGAAAAGTTATCATTGCGAGGAAGCCCCAAATTGCCTATCAACTCCAGATGAAATTTGAGCAATTTCCAAATGTGACAGATATAAACCAATTGGTTTCAGAAATTCGAAAAAAGCGTGTAGATTATTTATATTTTAGTTCTATTGAAGCAAAAATGAGACCTCAATTTAAAAAAATTTTCAGAGGTGATGCAGCTCCCCCCGGATTTGAATTGGTTGCGATATCGAAGAATCCTGTCGCCCTGTTATACAAAATTAATTTGGATAGACTTTTAATAGAATGA
- a CDS encoding glycosyltransferase family 2 protein, translating into MKYSIIIPVYNEEAIIPELSRRLKLILDRMNMEAEIIFVDDCSVDKTFSMIESLHQTDSRFKVIRLARNFGHQIAITAGMEFTEGEAVILMDGDLQDPPELLPDLLAKWSEGYDVVYTIKRSRKENALKWLAFTSFYRVMHIFSSISIPMEAGNFSLMDRKVVDVIRSMPERNRYISGMRAWAGFRQTGVEFDREARYAGKPKMSIRKLIDLALDGLISFSNAPLRLAIYVGLAVAVISFIGGLYVIYEKLFTDKAILGWASTIVAITFIGSMVLLTLGVIGEYIGRIYDEVKHRPIYIVKDKVGI; encoded by the coding sequence ATGAAATATTCAATTATCATCCCAGTTTATAACGAAGAGGCGATTATCCCGGAGTTATCTCGCCGCTTGAAACTAATTCTTGATAGAATGAATATGGAGGCAGAAATAATATTTGTTGACGACTGCAGCGTCGATAAAACTTTTAGTATGATTGAATCACTTCATCAAACAGATTCCCGTTTTAAAGTAATTCGTCTTGCGCGCAATTTCGGACATCAGATAGCTATTACCGCCGGAATGGAATTCACGGAAGGAGAAGCGGTGATACTTATGGATGGAGATCTTCAAGATCCTCCTGAATTATTACCTGATTTGTTAGCAAAGTGGTCTGAAGGTTACGATGTAGTCTATACGATAAAAAGGAGCAGAAAAGAAAACGCCTTAAAATGGTTAGCATTCACGTCTTTTTACAGGGTGATGCATATATTTTCTTCGATATCAATTCCTATGGAAGCCGGTAATTTTTCTCTTATGGACCGGAAAGTTGTTGATGTAATACGATCCATGCCTGAAAGGAATCGATATATAAGCGGAATGCGTGCGTGGGCCGGTTTTAGGCAAACAGGCGTAGAATTCGATCGCGAAGCACGCTATGCTGGTAAACCGAAAATGTCTATTAGAAAACTTATTGATCTCGCCTTGGATGGATTGATATCGTTTTCGAATGCGCCTCTGCGGCTTGCAATTTACGTGGGACTTGCTGTTGCGGTAATCTCATTCATCGGCGGCTTATATGTTATCTATGAAAAATTATTCACTGATAAGGCAATCCTCGGTTGGGCATCTACAATTGTTGCAATCACTTTCATAGGCAGCATGGTTTTGCTTACGCTCGGAGTGATCGGAGAATATATCGGGCGTATTTACGATGAAGTAAAGCACCGCCCTATTTACATTGTGAAAGATAAAGTAGGTATTTGA